One window of Candidatus Nitrospira kreftii genomic DNA carries:
- a CDS encoding hypothetical protein (conserved protein of unknown function), which produces MSFAWRVTRRHIIGIVIAGLGMGLFLSPDQGRTESCSVLRDHAGLTFPVERVDLVWTCKLQPIIQSHTTQSKVGPIRTSLSESMYQHLLDHPPFTAALIRRLNLGRYKSEARGPGRFWGDDGEGTKGMVQLVYEDLDSRIYYLEGSHESRLLPYVTGKAVVFLRTGVVRESNSHEAIDSILVAYTKLDNWFLAGVVSFLHPLVDKIVKGRLQKGVETVNRLGVAMRQDPQRVLSEAAKPPSLPEAQVAFLINTLSTDLDTERALPQNRSLP; this is translated from the coding sequence ATGAGCTTCGCTTGGCGAGTCACACGACGACACATCATTGGAATAGTCATCGCTGGACTCGGAATGGGACTGTTTCTCTCTCCTGATCAGGGGAGGACGGAATCGTGTTCCGTCTTGCGTGATCATGCTGGGCTGACATTTCCCGTTGAACGAGTGGATCTTGTCTGGACCTGTAAGCTACAACCCATTATTCAGAGCCATACGACTCAGAGCAAAGTAGGGCCTATCCGAACCTCCCTATCTGAATCGATGTATCAGCATCTCTTGGATCATCCTCCATTTACGGCAGCGTTGATTCGGCGACTCAATCTCGGCCGTTACAAGTCAGAGGCGAGAGGGCCAGGAAGATTTTGGGGAGATGACGGTGAGGGGACCAAAGGCATGGTTCAGCTGGTCTACGAGGACCTCGATTCACGTATTTATTATCTCGAAGGATCGCATGAGAGTCGGCTGTTACCATATGTGACAGGAAAAGCGGTTGTGTTTCTCAGGACTGGGGTCGTCAGAGAGTCAAATAGCCACGAAGCAATAGATAGCATATTGGTCGCATACACCAAGTTGGATAATTGGTTTCTTGCTGGGGTGGTGTCTTTTCTCCATCCTCTTGTCGACAAGATTGTGAAGGGCAGATTGCAGAAGGGAGTGGAGACCGTCAATCGATTAGGTGTGGCGATGAGACAAGACCCTCAGCGGGTGCTATCTGAAGCCGCGAAGCCACCGTCGTTACCTGAAGCGCAGGTGGCATTCCTAATAAATACGCTAAGCACCGATCTAGACACTGAGAGAGCGCTTCCCCAGAACAGATCCCTCCCATGA
- a CDS encoding mRNA interferase — MLNRGEVWLADLNPKRGTEPGKTRPVLIVQAQALLDAQHPSTLIVPLTTVLIDGAEPLRIRVPAAGRLRRTSDLLIDQLRAIDNRRLVEGPLTKLSATLMKRIHEAVVEVLDLDQDRN, encoded by the coding sequence ATGCTTAATCGAGGAGAAGTGTGGCTGGCTGATCTCAATCCTAAACGGGGGACCGAGCCGGGCAAAACGCGACCGGTTCTGATCGTTCAGGCCCAAGCCTTACTTGACGCGCAACATCCCTCCACGCTCATCGTTCCTCTAACGACTGTGCTGATTGATGGTGCTGAACCGTTGCGCATTCGTGTCCCTGCAGCAGGACGTCTTCGCCGCACATCCGATCTCCTGATCGATCAACTACGCGCGATCGACAATCGCCGTTTAGTCGAAGGCCCCTTGACCAAACTCTCAGCCACACTCATGAAGCGGATTCACGAGGCTGTCGTCGAAGTCCTCGACCTCGACCAGGATCGCAATTGA
- a CDS encoding Riboflavin synthase has protein sequence MFSGIVEEMGGITVVRKTLAGTRLTILASTVMDDLKIGDSVSVNGICLTVVSRTERDFSVEVSPETLAVTTLGGFAVGMPVNLERAMKLNERIGGHLVAGHVDGVGVIRSRQQDVNAIVFTIAAPPEILRYCVVKGSITVDGISLTINAVTEHGFSVAIIPHTAKVTILGLKQVNDTVNLESDLIGKYVERLLQERGQLPKPTISIDTDYLQKRGLI, from the coding sequence ATGTTCTCCGGTATCGTCGAAGAAATGGGCGGAATTACCGTCGTGAGAAAAACGCTTGCGGGAACCAGACTCACGATTCTGGCCTCGACTGTGATGGACGACCTAAAGATAGGTGACAGCGTGAGTGTAAATGGAATTTGTCTCACGGTCGTTTCGAGAACCGAGCGCGATTTTTCCGTAGAGGTCTCGCCTGAAACACTGGCGGTGACGACGCTCGGCGGCTTCGCCGTAGGCATGCCGGTCAATCTCGAAAGAGCGATGAAGCTCAATGAACGCATCGGCGGGCATCTCGTGGCCGGTCACGTGGATGGAGTGGGGGTGATCCGTAGTCGACAGCAAGATGTCAATGCGATTGTATTCACCATCGCAGCACCTCCAGAAATTCTGCGCTATTGTGTCGTAAAGGGTTCCATTACCGTCGATGGTATCAGCCTCACGATCAATGCGGTCACCGAGCACGGGTTCAGCGTCGCCATCATTCCGCACACGGCGAAGGTGACGATACTGGGCCTCAAACAGGTGAATGACACAGTGAATCTTGAATCCGACCTCATCGGCAAGTACGTCGAGCGTCTGCTCCAAGAGCGCGGCCAACTTCCGAAACCCACCATCAGCATCGATACAGACTACCTGCAGAAACGCGGGCTGATTTGA
- a CDS encoding hypothetical protein (conserved protein of unknown function) — protein MKEIATENFVIGGLAGLGVVVLIVLFFYVVKQIILRKD, from the coding sequence ATGAAGGAGATTGCGACCGAGAACTTCGTGATCGGTGGGCTGGCTGGCTTAGGCGTTGTGGTGCTGATTGTGCTGTTTTTTTATGTGGTGAAACAGATCATCTTGAGGAAAGACTGA
- a CDS encoding hypothetical protein (conserved membrane protein of unknown function): protein MTTSRSFVLICTVGIFCFISYNMVRMPALSLFAESLGASPERIGLIVSVSTLTGVLLKLPSGALSDIYGRRVLLRIGVVAFGLPPFLYPFITDLDALTALRFLHGLATAIFAPSALATVAELYRERRGAALGTYTACTQSGSLLGPFLGGYLIHSAGFSMAFVTAGVFGCIGMVLFYSLHLNVAAPDRKEEGTAVVLSEMWKGFAVVAKNRKVLITSVTDAAKMIANGALMAFLPLYGIAAGLNPGEVGLLFTVQAVTSFFSKPIMGRISDRVGRQPLIILGLVICAGTFVCIPHVSMFPVLLILSAGFGFGEAVVSSSSSALVADSSEYKRLGAGMGMQGTIMDIGHASGPLLAGVLIGTLSYSVAFAIIAGIQLWAAGMFWVMMKRT from the coding sequence ATGACGACATCCCGCAGTTTCGTACTGATTTGCACAGTCGGTATCTTTTGCTTCATCAGCTACAACATGGTGCGGATGCCCGCACTCTCCTTGTTCGCCGAATCGCTCGGCGCGAGCCCTGAACGGATCGGTCTGATCGTGTCTGTTTCGACGTTGACGGGCGTGTTACTGAAACTGCCTTCCGGCGCACTCTCCGATATCTATGGCAGGCGGGTCTTGCTCCGGATCGGCGTGGTAGCATTCGGGCTGCCGCCCTTTCTTTATCCCTTCATCACAGACCTGGATGCATTGACGGCGCTCAGGTTTTTGCACGGCCTTGCAACGGCTATCTTCGCCCCAAGTGCTTTGGCGACCGTGGCGGAGCTCTATCGGGAACGGCGTGGCGCGGCGCTCGGGACCTATACGGCCTGTACGCAGTCCGGCTCTCTCTTGGGCCCTTTTCTGGGCGGGTACCTCATCCATTCGGCAGGGTTCTCTATGGCGTTTGTTACGGCCGGTGTCTTTGGCTGCATCGGTATGGTGCTGTTCTATAGCCTTCACCTCAATGTTGCAGCGCCAGATAGAAAGGAGGAGGGAACAGCTGTTGTATTGTCGGAAATGTGGAAAGGGTTTGCGGTTGTCGCCAAAAATAGGAAGGTGCTCATCACCAGCGTGACCGATGCAGCGAAGATGATTGCAAACGGGGCCTTGATGGCATTTTTGCCGCTGTACGGAATCGCAGCGGGATTGAATCCTGGCGAAGTAGGCCTATTGTTTACCGTCCAGGCGGTCACATCATTTTTCTCCAAGCCGATTATGGGACGGATTTCAGATCGAGTCGGCCGCCAGCCACTGATTATCCTTGGCCTCGTCATTTGCGCCGGCACCTTTGTCTGTATCCCGCACGTGTCGATGTTTCCTGTGTTGCTCATACTGTCTGCGGGATTCGGTTTTGGTGAGGCGGTGGTGTCCTCGTCGTCCTCAGCGCTAGTCGCCGACAGTTCCGAGTATAAGAGACTAGGGGCTGGCATGGGTATGCAAGGGACCATCATGGACATCGGGCATGCAAGTGGGCCACTCTTAGCTGGTGTGCTGATTGGAACTCTCAGTTATTCCGTCGCGTTTGCCATCATTGCAGGGATCCAACTGTGGGCTGCAGGAATGTTCTGGGTTATGATGAAACGAACGTAG
- a CDS encoding hypothetical protein (conserved protein of unknown function): protein MGAISLKLPEDVLEASRRCANTLHLSRAAYIRRAIERMNRQTQAILRARRLAEASKKVRKESLRVNREFAAVEQTPDA, encoded by the coding sequence ATGGGAGCGATCTCGCTGAAACTACCAGAAGACGTTTTGGAAGCCAGTCGCCGCTGCGCGAATACCCTCCATCTCTCCAGAGCCGCCTATATCCGTCGAGCGATCGAGCGCATGAATCGGCAGACGCAAGCAATACTCCGGGCGCGGCGTTTAGCCGAAGCCTCGAAGAAAGTTCGAAAGGAAAGCCTGCGCGTCAATCGTGAGTTTGCTGCCGTCGAACAGACTCCCGATGCTTAA